A window of Rhododendron vialii isolate Sample 1 chromosome 11a, ASM3025357v1 contains these coding sequences:
- the LOC131308925 gene encoding RING-H2 finger protein ATL54-like → MAFNHRKLISASETLDINQCDELFFCSTKNPEGICPKTCFYRCPSICIHPITLFIPPPSPPLPPPTSSQYKILRLPLPLLVSLSFLVAICFLFFCYTLYKSYKNWVDLMDRRRRRRPPEVQQEETHDQFLDQDRGPVVDHPVWYIRTVGLQSSVINSIAICKYKRGDGLVEVTECSVCLNEFQEDEILRLLPKCNHAFHIPCIDTWLRSHTNCPLCRAGIVGNAVGIPTVLPGQSVDNPRVREEDQVVVSEIGGEFRREREDEELMGIEEGEREVENREKSLETPEEDAVHQPKRRSMSMDSVYASMTNAYQGEIGGSSGSQTRKTNESSVDIVPIVPDSVDANRSILKFVGGSSIERSPQKGPISMERSLSCSGKG, encoded by the coding sequence ATGGCCTTCAACCACAGGAAGCTGATTTCAGCTTCTGAAACACTAGACATAAACCAGTGTGATGAATTATTCTTCTGTAGCACAAAAAACCCAGAAGGCATCTGCCCAAAAACATGCTTCTATAGGTGTCCCTCTATCTGTATCCATCCAATCACCCTCTTTATTCCTCCGCCGTCACCGCCGCTGCCGCCGCCAACCTCATCCCAATACAAGATCCTAAGACTCCCTCTCCCCCTCCTCGTCTCCCTATCATTTCTAGTCGCAAtttgctttctctttttttgttacaCCCTTTACAAGTCCTACAAAAATTGGGTTGACTTAATGgataggaggaggaggaggagaccacCAGAAGTGCAACAAGAAGAGACCCATGATCAGTTTCTTGATCAAGATCGTGGGCCTGTGGTGGACCACCCTGTATGGTACATCAGGACTGTTGGGTTGCAATCGTCTGTGATCAATTCTATCGCGATTTGCAAGTACAAGAGAGGGGATGGTCTTGTGGAGGTAACAGAGTGCTCTGTTTGTTTGAATGAGTTTCAGGAGGATGAGATTCTTAGGCTATTGCCCAAGTGTAATCATGCATTCCACATACCTTGTATTGACACCTGGCTTAGATCACACACCAATTGCCCGTTGTGCCGTGCCGGAATCGTTGGTAACGCCGTCGGGATTCCAACGGTGTTACCGGGGCAGAGTGTTGATAATCCGAGGGTTCGGGAGGAAGACCAAGTTGTGGTTTCTGAGATTGGAGGTGAATTCAGGAGGGAAAGAGAAGATGAGGAATTGATGGGAATTGAGGAAGGTGAAAGAGAAGTGGAGAATAGGGAGAAGAGTCTTGAGACTCCTGAGGAAGATGCGGTTCATCAACCAAAGAGGAGATCAATGTCTATGGATTCTGTTTATGCTTCAATGACTAATGCTTATCAAGGAGAAATTGGTGGGAGTTCAGGTTCCCAAACGAGAAAAACGAATGAATCGAGCGTCGACATCGTTCCCATCGTTCCTGATAGTGTAGATGCCAATCGTAGTATACTAAAATTTGTTGGTGGTTCTTCAATTGAGAGGTCTCCACAAAAAGGGCCAATTTCAATGGAGAGATCACTGTCCTGCAGTGGGAAGGGTTAG